Genomic window (Tardiphaga sp. vice304):
CGGGCCGACATTGCCGCGCGGCGTGATCTTCTTCGCCTCGCGCGCCTCGTCGAGCTTCAGCCGCAGCCGGCCCATGGTGCGGCGGATGGCGCGGACGTCCTTCTCCGGCGCCAGCGTCGCCATGCTGGCTTCTTCCGGCACCTCGATGTTGATGCTGAGCCGGTCGGCATAAAGGCCTGCCTCGGTGATCAGCGCCTCGTCGGCTTCCGGGATCGTCTTGAGATGGATGTAGCCCTTGAAATGCCGCTCGCGCAGTTTTCGCGCGACCGCGACGACCTGTTCCATCGTGTAGTCCGGGTTCTTGATGATGCCCGACGACAGGAACAGGCCCTCGATGTAGTTGCGGCGATAGAAGTCGAGCGTCAGCGTGACCACCTCGTCGACCGTGAAGCGGGCGCGCTGTACGTTGCTCGAGGCGCGGTTGACGCAATACAGGCAATCGTAGTTGCAGGCATTGGTGAGCAGGATCTTCAACAGCGAGATGCAACGGCCGTCGGGCGCATAGGAATGGCAGATCCCCATGCCCGGCGCGGTCGAACCCACGCCCTTGCCGTCGCGGCTGTCCTTGCGCTCGCTGCCGCTGGACGCGCAGGACGCATCATATTTGGCGGCATCCGCCAGGATCGCCAGCTTGCGTTGCACGTCCATTATTTGAATCCCTTTGATTCCATTGACGTAAAAAATTGCTTCGGTCGGCCG
Coding sequences:
- a CDS encoding putative DNA modification/repair radical SAM protein, with the protein product MDVQRKLAILADAAKYDASCASSGSERKDSRDGKGVGSTAPGMGICHSYAPDGRCISLLKILLTNACNYDCLYCVNRASSNVQRARFTVDEVVTLTLDFYRRNYIEGLFLSSGIIKNPDYTMEQVVAVARKLRERHFKGYIHLKTIPEADEALITEAGLYADRLSINIEVPEEASMATLAPEKDVRAIRRTMGRLRLKLDEAREAKKITPRGNVGPRFAPAGQSTQMIIGADAATDQTIISTSANLYGSYKLKRVYYSAFSPIPDSSRALPLRAPPLIREHRLYQADWLMRFYGFDADEIVSADDGMLSLDMDPKLAWALRNRERFPLDVNKASREDLLRVPGFGAKAVDRIIATRRISSIRVGDLAKLHIPRNKALPFIVLPDHRPAVHLLDGAHLAARFKPKATQLGFGF